From one Paeniglutamicibacter psychrophenolicus genomic stretch:
- the hrpB gene encoding ATP-dependent helicase HrpB, protein MGRVSTQQIRQENPLPTHDFDLAAIGHGLVFAHSLPELAQVIEAGGASATAVIQAPPGTGKTTLVPPLVANAVAARTGAPARIVVTQPRRVAARSAARRLSFLDGSSMGARVGFTVRGERTAGDHTLVEFVTPGILLRRLLADPGLENVDAVIIDEVHERGLETDLLLGMLREVHELRGDLTLVAMSATLDAPRFAQLLGDATGSREAPLVDCPSALHELAVRWAPQAAPRLTDRGVSRTFLTHVAAVAAEAHAKALETDPGIDALVFLPGAWEVADVAAQLRTRAEGTEVLELHGQVPANEQDRAVSGRQPGGKPRIIVSTSLAESSLTVPGVRLVIDSGLAREPRRDAARGMSGLVTVSASRASCIQRAGRAARLGPGTVVRCFEEKSFAAAPAHPRAEITVADLASAALILACWGAPGGEGLALPEAPPASSLQAATTVLEHLGAIEHTGHATALGRRLASIPADPRLGRALLDGAPLAGAATAARIVALLAGDYRAQGADLGALLASLRSGKHPGSGAWKREAARLERIAKQAAGKTDRSADPFPGDPLGLITALAFPGQVARRVEGAAGTTYLLASGTRAGLPASSPVAHHAWIAVAEVARAAGRDAAGTGALVRAAAPLDEATALLAAAHLETQDTATVFANRKLTARDVHRLGAIELTSTPVAPTRAQGRTAVLDALRANGLGMLRFSVSATALRNRLAMVHRELGDPWPSMDDAALLEAAETWLAPELEALAGGKPAGSLHLADALRRMLPWPEASHLDELVPERLAVPSGSKIRIDYPGVDDSGAPPVVAVKLQECFGLATSPALVRGRVPVLFHLLSPAGRPLAVTDDLASFWSGPYTQVRAENRGRYPKHPWPEDPWTAPATRHVKKRMGQP, encoded by the coding sequence ATGGGGCGGGTGAGCACCCAGCAGATCCGGCAGGAAAACCCCCTACCCACCCACGACTTCGACCTGGCAGCCATCGGGCACGGGCTGGTCTTTGCCCATTCCCTGCCAGAACTTGCCCAGGTGATTGAGGCCGGCGGGGCCAGCGCCACCGCGGTCATCCAGGCACCCCCGGGCACCGGCAAGACCACCCTGGTCCCGCCGCTGGTCGCCAACGCAGTGGCCGCACGCACCGGGGCGCCCGCCCGCATCGTGGTCACCCAGCCGCGCCGTGTCGCCGCCCGTTCGGCCGCCCGCCGCCTGTCCTTCCTGGACGGCAGCAGCATGGGGGCCCGGGTGGGCTTCACGGTGCGCGGGGAACGCACCGCCGGGGACCACACGCTGGTGGAGTTCGTGACCCCCGGGATCCTGCTGCGCCGGCTGCTGGCCGACCCCGGACTGGAAAACGTGGACGCGGTGATCATCGACGAGGTGCACGAACGCGGGCTGGAAACCGACCTGCTGCTGGGCATGCTGCGCGAGGTCCACGAACTGCGCGGGGACCTCACCCTGGTGGCCATGTCAGCCACGCTCGATGCCCCGCGCTTCGCGCAACTGCTGGGGGATGCCACCGGCAGCAGGGAGGCGCCGCTGGTTGACTGTCCTTCCGCGCTGCACGAACTGGCCGTGCGCTGGGCACCGCAGGCCGCCCCAAGACTGACCGACCGCGGGGTCTCACGCACCTTCCTCACCCACGTGGCTGCCGTCGCCGCCGAGGCCCATGCCAAGGCACTGGAAACCGACCCGGGCATCGACGCGTTGGTGTTCCTGCCCGGGGCCTGGGAAGTTGCCGACGTCGCGGCCCAGCTGCGCACCAGGGCCGAAGGCACCGAGGTGCTCGAGCTGCACGGCCAGGTGCCCGCCAATGAGCAGGACCGCGCGGTCTCCGGGCGCCAACCCGGTGGCAAACCGCGCATCATCGTCTCCACCTCGCTGGCCGAATCCTCGCTCACCGTCCCCGGGGTACGGCTGGTCATCGACTCCGGGCTGGCCCGCGAACCGCGCCGCGACGCGGCCCGCGGCATGAGCGGACTGGTCACTGTCTCCGCCTCTCGGGCCTCGTGCATCCAGCGCGCCGGGCGTGCCGCCCGCCTGGGCCCGGGCACCGTGGTGCGCTGCTTCGAGGAAAAGAGCTTCGCCGCGGCGCCGGCACACCCCCGCGCCGAGATCACCGTGGCGGACCTCGCCTCCGCAGCCCTCATCCTGGCCTGCTGGGGCGCCCCCGGCGGGGAAGGGCTGGCGCTGCCCGAAGCGCCGCCTGCCTCCAGCCTGCAGGCCGCCACCACGGTGCTCGAACACCTCGGCGCGATCGAGCACACAGGGCACGCCACCGCGCTGGGCCGGCGCCTGGCCTCGATCCCGGCCGACCCGCGGCTCGGGCGTGCCTTGCTTGACGGTGCGCCGCTGGCCGGGGCTGCCACCGCCGCACGCATCGTCGCGTTGCTGGCCGGTGACTACCGTGCCCAGGGTGCCGACCTCGGGGCGTTGCTGGCCTCCCTGCGCAGCGGCAAGCACCCCGGCTCCGGTGCCTGGAAGCGCGAAGCGGCCCGCCTCGAACGCATCGCCAAGCAGGCAGCAGGCAAGACGGACCGGTCCGCGGACCCGTTCCCCGGCGATCCGCTGGGCCTCATCACAGCGTTGGCCTTCCCTGGCCAGGTGGCCCGGCGGGTCGAAGGCGCCGCCGGGACCACGTACCTGCTGGCCTCCGGCACCCGGGCCGGGCTTCCGGCGTCAAGCCCCGTGGCGCACCACGCCTGGATCGCGGTGGCCGAGGTGGCCCGGGCCGCCGGACGCGATGCGGCGGGCACCGGCGCGCTGGTCCGCGCCGCGGCGCCGCTGGACGAGGCCACCGCGCTGCTTGCAGCAGCGCACCTGGAAACCCAGGACACTGCCACGGTCTTTGCCAACCGGAAGCTCACCGCCCGGGACGTGCACCGGCTCGGAGCCATCGAGCTGACCAGCACCCCCGTGGCACCCACCCGCGCCCAGGGCCGCACCGCGGTGCTCGACGCGCTGCGGGCCAACGGACTGGGCATGCTGAGGTTCTCCGTCTCCGCCACGGCGCTGCGCAACAGGCTGGCCATGGTGCACCGCGAGCTCGGGGACCCGTGGCCGTCGATGGATGACGCAGCGCTGCTGGAGGCTGCAGAGACCTGGCTGGCCCCGGAACTCGAGGCGCTCGCCGGGGGCAAGCCCGCCGGCTCCCTGCACCTGGCCGATGCGCTGCGCAGGATGCTGCCCTGGCCCGAGGCCAGCCACCTCGACGAGTTGGTCCCCGAGCGCCTCGCGGTGCCCAGCGGATCGAAGATCCGCATCGACTACCCGGGCGTCGATGACTCTGGAGCGCCGCCGGTGGTAGCGGTGAAGCTGCAGGAATGCTTCGGGCTCGCGACCTCCCCGGCGCTGGTGCGCGGCCGGGTCCCGGTGCTTTTCCACCTGCTCTCCCCGGCCGGACGCCCGCTGGCCGTCACCGACGACCTGGCCTCCTTCTGGTCAGGGCCCTACACGCAGGTGCGTGCGGAAAACCGCGGACGCTACCCCAAGCACCCGTGGCCCGAGGACCCGTGGACTGCCCCGGCGACCCGCCACGTGAAAAAGCGCATGGGCCAGCCCTAG
- a CDS encoding DMT family transporter, whose translation MSPRRPIPLATRRRPSGLLLICLAGIAWGTIGPAVQLAHRASGLSPSLLGSYRAAAAALALLVAALVAGRLRECWVLGRANPGRAVAVGSLTAVFQFFFFLAVVWAGVSVGTVVALGLAPVLLLVLKSVRSRALPRPGALATVAVALAGLCLVSLAGAEVSTAPHPVLGILAALVSGTGFALAADAAVPLARVLDPFALTVITMVLAAVCLVPAGLVLAWVNTEPLGTTDAGSWWLVIYLGVVTMALAYGLFYAGLRTTSSANAVVATLLEPATAVLIAVLFLGDEPTPASATGFFLIIAAIATLGRAPKDPVPGVRRTSIAVPDPD comes from the coding sequence ATGAGCCCGCGCAGACCCATTCCCCTCGCCACCAGGCGCCGCCCGTCCGGGCTGCTGCTGATCTGCCTGGCCGGGATCGCCTGGGGCACCATCGGCCCGGCCGTCCAGCTCGCGCACCGGGCCTCGGGGCTTTCGCCCTCGCTGCTCGGCTCCTACCGGGCCGCCGCGGCCGCCCTCGCATTGCTGGTGGCGGCCTTGGTTGCAGGTCGGCTGCGCGAGTGCTGGGTGCTGGGCCGGGCAAACCCCGGGCGCGCGGTGGCCGTGGGGTCCTTGACGGCGGTCTTCCAGTTCTTCTTTTTCCTGGCTGTGGTGTGGGCAGGGGTCAGCGTCGGCACGGTGGTGGCCCTGGGCCTGGCACCGGTGTTGTTGCTCGTGCTCAAGTCCGTCCGCTCCAGGGCCCTGCCGCGGCCCGGGGCGCTGGCCACGGTCGCCGTGGCGCTGGCGGGGCTGTGCCTGGTGAGTCTTGCCGGTGCCGAGGTTTCCACCGCACCGCACCCGGTGCTGGGAATCCTGGCCGCGCTGGTCTCGGGGACGGGGTTTGCGCTGGCTGCCGATGCGGCCGTGCCGCTGGCCCGGGTGCTGGACCCCTTCGCGTTGACCGTCATCACCATGGTGCTGGCCGCCGTCTGCCTGGTCCCAGCAGGCCTGGTGCTGGCCTGGGTGAACACCGAGCCGCTTGGCACGACCGATGCCGGGTCCTGGTGGCTGGTCATCTATCTGGGTGTGGTGACCATGGCGCTGGCCTACGGCCTGTTCTATGCCGGGTTGCGCACCACCTCAAGCGCCAACGCGGTGGTTGCCACGCTGCTCGAACCTGCAACGGCGGTGCTGATCGCGGTGCTCTTTCTGGGCGATGAGCCCACGCCCGCCTCCGCGACCGGATTCTTCCTGATCATTGCGGCAATCGCCACGCTGGGCCGTGCGCCGAAGGACCCCGTACCTGGTGTTCGGCGCACAAGTATCGCCGTTCCGGACCCGGACTGA